Part of the Mytilus trossulus isolate FHL-02 chromosome 2, PNRI_Mtr1.1.1.hap1, whole genome shotgun sequence genome is shown below.
ACAATactaacaaaattataaatatatacctGAAGTTACCCTGgacttaaagtcataagaaacctcaaattaaaaaaaaaatatgcatatgtttttataacttaatggatagttttcattattcaatttatgtacatatacttttttctgaggaaaattctgtaatttgtccacatttagaagaagtttacttatttttgaagcaagcaattcgccgacatattttccgtatgcatagtgacccgagcgtaaccctcctcgtaaaaatccggtgaccacaatacacatggatctgtcattgaaataaacaaatatctgattatacatttAAACACGTGCTAAATACCcgtgctttttgtgatttgtttactataaggtgacaatcggtaaaactcggcttcaaaacacggcatttaatgagcagccatatttgttaaatcataacaaacagagagaaaaaaaacttgacgattatatgatatatttgcgaaaataattataaaatcgtgcacagaggactaagtttatgatgtagtcatgcattggttcaagaattggacaactattatttttcaccactcactcgtttcatatgactttaagttcttatatcatattttaaacagGGATCTCCACTGAAATAGCCGTACCactcatttatatatatataaatagatagcgaactcgtataaaaaaatttctagttctgtttaatttcatataataggttacaataaatatttatcatcgtttttacccattcaaaaaaaatgtgGACCGAAGCAGTCAATCgaatgatttacctttgtttcactttcaatgacCACAGTCTTTTCCTTGAAATAACTGAACATGCATAATTCATGCGATTTCCATCTCTGGACAATGGGTTAAATTGAAAGTCACATGAATTAGGATTGAATGAGGCCGAATTATTTTCTTGCACTTGAATAGATGATTCATCCTCGATGTTccttagcttattttgacactTTTATACTGGCTGCTaaagaattgtttttcattatttcacaTTCATTAATAATTGAGCAACaaacaataatttgttttttatttatcttttagttATAGTGCCACTTTGATGTCtgaattaataattatttatatgaaCGCAAAACGCGTTTTTAAAGCGATATTACAATCAAATGTTTCTATGAAGTTATCCTGaaaatttatatacttttttttatttgagtccgAACCGCTATTCTTGATTTGCAACTATGAGCCCATATCTCAAAACTGTGACACTGGTATGTATGGGAGACATAAATACACATGTAAGTATATGTCTCTAGATGTATAAATACTCGAATAGCCATATGCATATGctaaaatttaaagttatatCCAACAGAAAGACATTGGAGATTTATTTTACACACTTGTAATCTATTTTTGggttttgttattgtttaaattttttgtcgTTCCTTGTTCCCATATATGTCTCAATAATGCTTAAGATACATTCTAAATATTCTAATagcatttaaatttgattgaagCCAATTTTAGGACTAGTACAAATGATTTCCAAAGAATTTTAATGAATAAGAATacgacaaaaaaatcaataaataccTGTTTAAAATCACTCGGTTGTGGGAagtaaataaacattaaaaccAAGTGTGTATATGATATTTCAACATGGCGCAGACAGCTCTAAAGACGTGTGAAATTTGTGTAAGTTCCGCTGGAACAAACTACTGCACCACATGTGAACAAATTTTCTGTGATAACTGCAAAGCTATGCACAACAGACAAAAGATTTCCAAAGATCACAAATTCAAAGACAGTGTAAGCGTTGTACAGGGTATCAAAACAACAACATCTAAGTGTAAAGAGCACAAGGAAGACACTATTTTTGTCTGTAATGACTGCTATGTGTCAGTATGTTCAAAATGCATTACAGGAAAACACAACGGACATAAATTGTCTGATATTGACGAGTCAGTGTCAGGTCTATCTAAAGTAACAAGAACTGAAATCCGTTCAATATTAGATGCAGCAGCTAGTAATGTAACAGTTGTAGAAAAAAGCCTAAAGAAATTTGATTCGGAAGTACAAGCGTCTGTTAAAGGAATCGAAGAACATGGcagcaaattgaaaaaaatgattgaacgGGAAGTCGACGAAATGGTAGTTTCTACCAAAAAGAAAGCCAATTCAGAGAGAGAACGGTTGAGAAAGATTCTTACAGATGTCAAAACTGTTCTTGAAAAGGCATCAGTTTTAGAACACAAACAGAATGAATTACAGAAAACCAAAAACGATTCTTCAACTTTACTTTCGAAGCTTTTTATTCTAACTGGGGAAATTGAGAAACTTCAAACAATTCACTTTGTAACAGGTCCAACCAGTTCATACACACCAGGcgtaacaacaaataaacatttaactCAACTTCTCGGAAAACATGATTTTAGGCAAGTATATcgtatttattttgaaatgccAATAATGgttaaaaccaaaacaaaacataaagttTTCAAGCGTTGTGGTTTTATCGTTGATCATCATTGATATATTCAAATGTAGTCGAAAATGGATAAATGTACATATAGTTATAAAGAAGTGGCAAAACCATGTTTGTCATGCATTGGGAAGTAGCaatcaaatatagttattatGAGTCAAATTATTAAGTAAAATAACGTTATCTTGTAACCTTTTAGTGTATGTCAGCGCAGCCAGCAAATGAACAACAAATTAGCCAATATTGCCATAGATCTACCCTGATTCGATGAACACACGAACGACACTCTATGTATATAAATGAAAGCAAAACCCTTACACACACGAAGAAATCCGTACACATGCACATACTTTCAGGGCGGATGTTTTAAGCATTATAGATACATAGaatcattttcaaaacagtgtggtcctggccattgattgacgacataaattatcccattgactgggacagattaggtgaacgtttgtctgtaacgaacattgctcacttc
Proteins encoded:
- the LOC134706078 gene encoding transcription intermediary factor 1-beta-like, whose protein sequence is MAQTALKTCEICVSSAGTNYCTTCEQIFCDNCKAMHNRQKISKDHKFKDSVSVVQGIKTTTSKCKEHKEDTIFVCNDCYVSVCSKCITGKHNGHKLSDIDESVSGLSKVTRTEIRSILDAAASNVTVVEKSLKKFDSEVQASVKGIEEHGSKLKKMIEREVDEMVVSTKKKANSERERLRKILTDVKTVLEKASVLEHKQNELQKTKNDSSTLLSKLFILTGEIEKLQTIHFVTGPTSSYTPGVTTNKHLTQLLGKHDFRQVYRIYFEMPIMVKTKTKHKVFKRCGFIVDHH